The following are from one region of the Salvia splendens isolate huo1 chromosome 2, SspV2, whole genome shotgun sequence genome:
- the LOC121763369 gene encoding uncharacterized protein LOC121763369 isoform X2 produces the protein MKALLQKTEAELGTKKRSKSITIMTQKKKELLSSAPWRAGAQEDNKFKDAKMKVTSQPGVTPTMHVPGKKKFGSKNDAVGEDSLTEIDPELRYSFQRNFQFLQNVFSIDTVVKPLPPTMAYNVSRNLSFFTRIFTQFFDPDGIADAQKSLGLGQEEKARKVR, from the exons CTCTGCTGCAAAAAACAGAAGCCGAATTAGGAACGAAAAAAAGGTCAAAATCAATCACAATTATGACGCAAAAGAAGAAAGAGCTGCTATCATCAGCGCCGTGGAGGGCGGGGGCACAAGAAGACAACAAATTCAAGGATGCGAAGATGAAGGTGACGTCGCAGCCTGGTGTGACGCCCACAATGCATGTCCCGGGAAAGAAGAAGTTCGGCTCGAAAAACGACGCCGTTGGAGAGGATTCTCTTACTGAAATCGACCCCGAGCTGCGCTACAGCTTCCAGCGCAATTTCCAG TTCCTTCAAAACGTATTCAGCATTGATACGGTTGTGAAGCCCCTTCCTCCAACAATGGCATATAATGTCTCGCGCAATTTGTCTTTCTTCACAAGGATCTTTACACAGTTCTTTG ATCCCGACGGTATAGCAGATGCACAGAAATCGCTCGGGCTAGGGCAGGAAGAGAAAGCTCGTAAAGTTCGTTAA
- the LOC121763369 gene encoding uncharacterized protein LOC121763369 isoform X1, whose protein sequence is MCLCMTWIGLWRIALLQKTEAELGTKKRSKSITIMTQKKKELLSSAPWRAGAQEDNKFKDAKMKVTSQPGVTPTMHVPGKKKFGSKNDAVGEDSLTEIDPELRYSFQRNFQFLQNVFSIDTVVKPLPPTMAYNVSRNLSFFTRIFTQFFDPDGIADAQKSLGLGQEEKARKVR, encoded by the exons CTCTGCTGCAAAAAACAGAAGCCGAATTAGGAACGAAAAAAAGGTCAAAATCAATCACAATTATGACGCAAAAGAAGAAAGAGCTGCTATCATCAGCGCCGTGGAGGGCGGGGGCACAAGAAGACAACAAATTCAAGGATGCGAAGATGAAGGTGACGTCGCAGCCTGGTGTGACGCCCACAATGCATGTCCCGGGAAAGAAGAAGTTCGGCTCGAAAAACGACGCCGTTGGAGAGGATTCTCTTACTGAAATCGACCCCGAGCTGCGCTACAGCTTCCAGCGCAATTTCCAG TTCCTTCAAAACGTATTCAGCATTGATACGGTTGTGAAGCCCCTTCCTCCAACAATGGCATATAATGTCTCGCGCAATTTGTCTTTCTTCACAAGGATCTTTACACAGTTCTTTG ATCCCGACGGTATAGCAGATGCACAGAAATCGCTCGGGCTAGGGCAGGAAGAGAAAGCTCGTAAAGTTCGTTAA